In Egibacteraceae bacterium, the following proteins share a genomic window:
- a CDS encoding DUF3159 domain-containing protein, whose translation MDPSLDDVPHDHDPLREPTVEAEVRARLSAELGGLRGALEAALPFAVFSLAYVTSGELRAALLLGVGSAVVLFALRLAQRTSTRFARNGVVGIAVAAVIAMATGSPEAAFLPGIIQSAAWAVGLGASILLRRPAVGYLIGAVLDDPAGWRDDPAIVRLANRLTFVLLLPMVVRVAVQYPLYLAGEVGWLGAARVALGWPLYVAALVAAGALLARGRTPLHRDQQPGGTT comes from the coding sequence GTGGACCCAAGCCTCGACGACGTGCCGCACGACCACGACCCTCTGCGCGAGCCGACGGTGGAGGCCGAGGTGCGCGCCCGGCTCTCCGCGGAGCTCGGCGGTCTGCGTGGGGCGCTGGAGGCCGCGTTGCCCTTCGCGGTGTTCAGCCTGGCCTATGTGACCAGCGGCGAGCTGCGCGCGGCCCTGCTGCTCGGCGTGGGCTCCGCCGTGGTGCTGTTCGCCCTGCGCCTGGCGCAGCGGACATCGACCCGGTTCGCCCGCAACGGCGTGGTCGGCATCGCGGTGGCGGCGGTGATCGCGATGGCGACGGGCAGTCCCGAAGCCGCGTTCCTGCCCGGCATCATCCAGTCGGCGGCCTGGGCCGTCGGGCTCGGTGCGTCGATCCTCCTGCGCCGCCCGGCGGTGGGGTATCTCATCGGTGCGGTGCTGGACGACCCGGCCGGTTGGCGCGACGACCCGGCCATCGTGCGCCTGGCCAACCGCCTGACGTTCGTGCTGTTGCTGCCCATGGTCGTGCGCGTGGCGGTGCAGTACCCGCTCTACCTCGCCGGTGAGGTCGGGTGGCTCGGCGCGGCGCGGGTCGCGCTCGGCTGGCCGTTGTACGTCGCGGCCCTGGTCGCGGCCGGCGCGCTGCTGGCGCGCGGGCGGACCCCGTTGCATCGCGACCAGCAGCCGGGTGGGACGACCTGA
- the rph gene encoding ribonuclease PH: MTAATDPAALRPDGRAADALRPVSIDLGVQEHAEGSVLVSFGKTRVLCAASVENGVPRWLRGSGRGWVTAEYAMLPRATDDRTPRDSTRGRIGGRTHEIQRLIGRSLRSAIDLTGLGEHSITVDCDVIQADGGTRTAAITGGWVALSLAVDTMCQRGMLAQRPRLDPLSAISVGVVDGAVLLDLCYAEDSRAGTDMNVVMAGDGRFVEVQGTAEAAPFSRGELDGMLDLAALGCAELVVVQREAAGRA; encoded by the coding sequence GTGACCGCCGCGACCGACCCCGCCGCCCTGCGCCCCGACGGGCGCGCCGCCGATGCGCTGCGCCCGGTGAGCATCGACCTCGGTGTGCAGGAGCACGCGGAGGGATCGGTGCTCGTGAGCTTCGGCAAGACCCGCGTGCTGTGCGCCGCCAGCGTCGAGAACGGGGTGCCCCGGTGGTTGCGGGGCTCGGGCAGGGGCTGGGTGACCGCGGAGTACGCGATGCTGCCGCGCGCGACCGACGACCGCACCCCCCGCGACTCCACCCGCGGACGCATCGGCGGCCGAACCCACGAGATCCAGCGGCTGATCGGGCGCAGCCTGCGCTCGGCAATCGACCTGACCGGCCTGGGCGAGCACAGCATCACCGTGGACTGCGACGTCATCCAGGCCGACGGCGGCACCCGCACCGCGGCCATCACCGGCGGCTGGGTCGCCCTGTCCCTGGCCGTGGACACCATGTGCCAGCGTGGGATGCTGGCGCAGCGACCGCGGCTGGACCCGCTCTCGGCGATCAGCGTGGGCGTGGTCGACGGGGCGGTCCTGCTCGACCTGTGCTACGCCGAGGACTCGCGGGCGGGCACGGACATGAACGTCGTGATGGCGGGTGACGGGCGCTTCGTTGAGGTGCAGGGCACCGCCGAGGCCGCGCCCTTCAGCCGGGGCGAGCTGGACGGCATGCTCGACCTGGCGGCCCTGGGGTGCGCGGAGCTGGTCGTCGTGCAGCGCGAGGCGGCAGGCCGCGCGTGA
- the rdgB gene encoding RdgB/HAM1 family non-canonical purine NTP pyrophosphatase, with amino-acid sequence MRKLVVATHNAGKVAELRRILADPDVELLDADDVGLGDVEETGTTFTANALLKARAAVAMCGLACVADDSGLVVDALGGDPGVRSARYAGAHGDDQANLRLVLERMRGVADRSARFVCVAALASPDGREWTTEGVMEGTLTEEPRGTGGFGYDPIFLPVGAERTTAEMAPDAKDAISHRGQAFRALRPLVGALREP; translated from the coding sequence ATGCGCAAGCTGGTCGTCGCCACCCACAACGCCGGCAAGGTCGCCGAGCTGCGCCGGATCCTGGCCGACCCGGACGTCGAGCTGCTCGACGCCGACGACGTGGGTCTCGGTGACGTCGAGGAGACCGGGACGACGTTCACCGCCAACGCGTTGCTGAAGGCCCGCGCCGCCGTCGCGATGTGCGGGCTGGCCTGCGTGGCCGACGACTCCGGGCTGGTGGTCGACGCCCTCGGCGGCGACCCGGGCGTGCGCTCGGCCCGCTACGCGGGCGCCCACGGTGACGACCAGGCGAACCTGCGCCTGGTGCTGGAGCGCATGCGCGGGGTTGCCGACCGGTCCGCGCGCTTCGTCTGCGTGGCCGCGCTGGCCAGCCCCGACGGGCGGGAGTGGACCACCGAAGGGGTCATGGAGGGCACGCTGACCGAGGAGCCTCGGGGGACCGGCGGGTTCGGCTACGACCCGATCTTCCTGCCGGTGGGGGCCGAGCGCACCACCGCCGAGATGGCCCCCGACGCCAAGGACGCCATCTCCCACCGCGGGCAGGCCTTCCGGGCGCTGCGACCGCTGGTCGGGGCGCTCCGCGAGCCGTAG
- a CDS encoding pyruvate dehydrogenase, which translates to MNVAEQFVAVLVQAGVERVYGIVGDSLNPIVDAIRRQAGLAWVPVHNEEGAAFAAAAEAQVTGRLAVCAGSSGPGNTHLLQGLYDANRSGAPVLALASHIPTAQIGTSFFQETHPERVFADASVWCETLASADQMPRIVRVAIQQALGTPGVSVLVMPGDVADLDTAHPTGEGSYCVERGRVTPPAAEVARLADAINAAGSVTLFCGAGVRGAHAEVMGLAEAAKAPVGHSLRGKEWIQYDNPYDVGMSGLLGYGACYDATFQADLLVLLGTDFPYDSYLPGTGTAQVDHNAAHLGRRTPLEVAVHGDVRETLRALVPLVEVKASRRFLDDMLRRHARALTRVVDAYTGDIGQRVPIHPEYVADVLDDLASDDAIFTVDTGMNNVWAARYLTPNGRRRVIGSFLHGTMANALPHAVGAAFGAPERQVVAMSGDGGLAMLLGELLTVRRHRLPVTIVVFNNSSLGMVELEMLVEGLPAHGTDQDPVDYAAIARSAGLESIRITRPEEVRDGLARALATAGPVLVDVVTDPNALSLPPNVTIQQIRGFAMAAGRTVLAGGVGKMVDMARSNLRNVRALDP; encoded by the coding sequence GTGAACGTCGCCGAGCAGTTCGTCGCGGTCCTCGTCCAGGCGGGCGTGGAGCGGGTGTACGGCATCGTCGGGGACAGCCTCAACCCCATCGTGGACGCCATCCGCCGCCAGGCCGGCCTGGCATGGGTCCCCGTGCACAACGAGGAGGGAGCGGCGTTCGCGGCTGCGGCCGAGGCGCAGGTGACGGGTCGGCTGGCGGTGTGCGCCGGGAGCTCCGGGCCCGGCAACACCCACCTGCTCCAGGGGCTGTACGACGCCAACCGCAGCGGCGCGCCGGTGCTCGCCCTGGCCTCGCACATCCCCACCGCCCAGATCGGGACCTCATTCTTCCAGGAGACCCATCCCGAGCGCGTGTTCGCCGATGCCAGCGTGTGGTGCGAGACGCTGGCCAGCGCCGACCAGATGCCGCGCATCGTGCGGGTGGCCATCCAGCAGGCCCTCGGGACGCCCGGGGTGTCGGTGCTGGTGATGCCCGGCGACGTCGCCGACCTCGACACCGCCCACCCCACCGGCGAAGGCTCCTACTGCGTCGAGCGCGGTCGGGTGACCCCGCCGGCCGCGGAGGTGGCGCGCCTGGCTGACGCGATCAACGCCGCCGGGAGCGTCACCCTGTTCTGCGGGGCGGGGGTGCGCGGCGCCCACGCCGAGGTCATGGGCCTGGCCGAGGCGGCGAAGGCGCCGGTGGGCCACTCGCTGCGGGGCAAGGAGTGGATCCAGTACGACAACCCCTACGACGTGGGCATGAGCGGCCTGCTCGGCTACGGGGCCTGCTACGACGCCACCTTCCAGGCCGACCTGCTGGTCCTGCTCGGTACGGACTTCCCCTACGACTCCTACCTGCCCGGCACGGGCACCGCACAGGTCGACCACAACGCCGCGCACCTCGGCCGGCGCACACCGCTTGAGGTGGCCGTGCACGGTGACGTGCGGGAGACGTTGCGTGCGCTGGTCCCGCTCGTCGAGGTGAAGGCGTCCCGGCGGTTCCTCGACGACATGCTCCGGCGCCACGCCCGGGCCCTCACCCGGGTGGTCGACGCCTACACCGGCGACATCGGTCAACGGGTGCCCATTCACCCGGAGTACGTCGCCGACGTGCTCGACGATCTGGCGTCCGACGACGCGATCTTCACGGTCGACACGGGGATGAACAACGTGTGGGCCGCCCGCTACCTCACCCCCAACGGCCGCCGGCGGGTCATCGGGTCGTTCCTGCACGGGACCATGGCCAACGCCCTGCCGCACGCCGTCGGGGCCGCCTTCGGCGCCCCAGAGCGCCAGGTCGTCGCCATGTCGGGCGACGGCGGGCTGGCGATGCTGCTGGGCGAGCTGCTGACGGTCCGCCGGCACCGGTTGCCCGTCACCATCGTGGTGTTCAACAACTCGTCGCTCGGCATGGTGGAGCTGGAGATGCTCGTCGAGGGGCTGCCCGCCCACGGCACCGACCAGGACCCCGTGGACTACGCGGCGATCGCCCGGAGCGCCGGTCTGGAATCGATCCGCATCACGCGGCCCGAGGAGGTCCGGGACGGTCTCGCCCGCGCGCTGGCCACCGCCGGTCCGGTGCTCGTCGACGTGGTGACCGACCCCAACGCCCTCTCGCTGCCCCCGAACGTCACCATCCAGCAGATCCGCGGGTTCGCCATGGCGGCGGGCAGGACCGTCCTGGCCGGCGGGGTCGGCAAGATGGTCGACATGGCCCGCTCCAACCTGCGCAACGTCCGCGCCCTGGATCCCTGA
- a CDS encoding MBL fold metallo-hydrolase — protein MPALTLTVFGCSGTHIGPTRSCSSYLVQYEDYRLLLDCGNGSLANLQRRIDIDDIDAVLLSHMHADHFADLFSLYYARRLRPDGPLPLDVYGPAGAQAFIAQLLPDDDIFPTVCHFHVAAAGDTLQLGPLSIQLFASNHPIETLASRIEVDGKVLAYSGDSAPTPAMVDCARDADLFVCDATWLERHRPHPDGVHMTGAEAGAHAAEAGCTVLLLSHIFPSNDPAEVAAEAAGSFDGTVMVAEDLQDHVL, from the coding sequence ATGCCCGCGCTGACCCTGACCGTCTTCGGGTGCTCCGGTACCCACATCGGCCCGACGCGGTCGTGCTCGTCCTACCTGGTCCAATACGAGGACTACCGACTGCTGCTCGACTGCGGCAACGGGTCGCTGGCCAACCTGCAGCGGCGCATCGACATCGACGACATCGACGCGGTGCTGCTCTCACACATGCACGCCGACCACTTCGCCGATCTCTTCAGCCTCTACTACGCCCGCCGCCTCCGGCCCGACGGGCCGCTGCCCCTGGACGTCTACGGCCCAGCCGGCGCGCAGGCGTTCATCGCGCAGCTCCTGCCCGACGACGACATCTTCCCCACGGTCTGCCACTTCCACGTCGCCGCGGCCGGGGACACCCTGCAGCTCGGGCCGCTCAGCATCCAGCTGTTCGCGTCGAACCACCCGATCGAGACGCTCGCGTCGCGCATCGAGGTCGACGGCAAGGTGCTCGCCTACTCGGGGGACAGCGCGCCGACACCCGCCATGGTCGACTGCGCCCGCGACGCGGACCTGTTCGTCTGTGACGCCACCTGGCTGGAACGCCACCGCCCCCACCCCGACGGGGTCCACATGACCGGCGCGGAGGCCGGTGCCCACGCCGCCGAAGCCGGATGCACGGTGCTGCTGCTCAGCCACATCTTCCCGTCCAACGACCCCGCCGAGGTCGCGGCCGAGGCCGCCGGGAGCTTCGACGGGACCGTGATGGTCGCCGAGGACCTCCAGGACCACGTCCTGTGA
- a CDS encoding alpha/beta fold hydrolase, with translation MADLRRYLQIPTSAGPVYTADGGRVVFTSDLTGVAQAWSVPAGGGWPTQVSGGTQRIQRVEASPADPAVVVVGRDAGGDERTQLHRVAPDGTVEQPLTADPATIHRFGAFVPDGAHLVYTANDRDGVDFDLYERGLAGNAARRVARLSGSQQATHVTPDGAGAVVVHARSSMDGDLTLVDLSFGAVRVLASGGRYRPAGWAGGGRFLFVAADRDHDHLGAWRLDLLDGVWERVGPGDADVEEVAVRHGAGAFTVNVDGRSRLCWFDPATLEVGPTMGLPAGVASDLRLSPDATRLAFTFSGARHPSAVWHASVGGCDARPLTPAAAPGLDPAAFVEPTVATAPSFDGLAVPVLVYRPAGVDRCPAVVSVHGGPESQERPVFKPIYQFLLARGVAVLAPNVRGSTGYGRRYASLDDRDRRPDAVADLDAVARWAGVLGFGPLAVMGASYGGFMTLSALVAHPERFAAGVSIVGMANLVTFLERTGAHRRAPAVAAGGRVRQPAHRPRAARRPVADLACGPDHHPAVRGPRSERPTGPDRGGRADRRGAAPARTGRALPPIRRRGSRHHAPGQPRLGLHGGGRLPVGPPALTGRGGWWRCCRRPAAPRSRRGRSSSGSR, from the coding sequence GTGGCCGACCTCCGTCGCTACCTGCAGATCCCCACCTCCGCCGGGCCTGTGTACACCGCCGACGGGGGGCGCGTGGTGTTCACCAGTGACCTCACCGGCGTGGCCCAGGCGTGGTCGGTGCCCGCCGGCGGGGGCTGGCCGACCCAGGTGAGCGGTGGGACCCAGCGCATCCAGCGGGTCGAGGCGTCGCCGGCGGACCCTGCCGTCGTGGTGGTGGGGCGCGACGCTGGGGGCGACGAGCGCACCCAGCTGCACCGGGTCGCCCCGGACGGCACCGTCGAGCAGCCCCTCACGGCAGACCCCGCGACCATCCACCGCTTCGGCGCGTTCGTCCCGGACGGCGCCCACCTGGTCTACACCGCCAACGACCGCGACGGCGTCGACTTCGACCTGTACGAGCGGGGCCTCGCGGGCAACGCAGCTCGCCGGGTCGCGCGGCTGTCCGGCTCGCAGCAGGCCACCCACGTGACACCCGACGGTGCCGGTGCCGTCGTGGTGCACGCCCGCTCGTCCATGGACGGCGACCTCACCCTCGTCGACCTGTCCTTTGGTGCGGTCCGGGTCTTGGCGTCCGGAGGCCGGTACCGCCCGGCGGGCTGGGCCGGCGGCGGACGGTTCCTCTTCGTGGCTGCCGACCGCGACCACGACCACCTCGGCGCCTGGCGGCTCGACCTCCTCGACGGGGTCTGGGAGCGGGTCGGGCCCGGGGACGCCGACGTCGAGGAGGTCGCCGTCCGCCACGGCGCCGGAGCCTTCACCGTCAACGTCGACGGCCGCTCGCGTCTGTGCTGGTTCGACCCGGCGACGCTGGAGGTCGGCCCGACGATGGGGCTGCCAGCCGGCGTGGCGTCCGACCTGCGCCTGTCACCCGACGCCACCCGGCTGGCGTTCACGTTCAGCGGCGCGCGGCATCCGAGCGCGGTCTGGCACGCGTCGGTCGGCGGTTGCGACGCCCGGCCCCTGACGCCGGCTGCTGCCCCGGGGCTCGACCCCGCGGCGTTCGTGGAGCCGACGGTGGCCACAGCCCCGTCCTTTGACGGGCTGGCGGTGCCGGTGCTCGTGTACCGCCCGGCCGGGGTGGACCGGTGCCCCGCGGTGGTCTCGGTGCACGGTGGTCCCGAGTCGCAGGAGCGGCCGGTCTTCAAGCCGATCTACCAGTTCCTGCTGGCACGGGGGGTCGCGGTGCTCGCCCCCAACGTCCGGGGCTCGACGGGCTACGGCCGACGCTACGCGAGCCTGGACGACCGTGACCGCCGACCCGACGCCGTCGCCGACCTCGACGCGGTCGCACGGTGGGCGGGCGTCCTGGGTTTCGGGCCGTTGGCCGTCATGGGGGCCTCGTACGGCGGTTTCATGACCCTGTCGGCGCTGGTGGCCCACCCCGAGCGCTTCGCCGCCGGGGTCAGCATCGTCGGGATGGCCAACCTCGTGACGTTCCTGGAGCGCACCGGCGCGCACCGGCGCGCACCGGCGGTCGCTGCGGGAGGCCGAGTACGGCAGCCTGCACACCGACCGCGCGCTGCTCGCCGCCCTGTCGCCGATCTCGCGTGCGGACCGGATCACCACCCCGCTGTTCGTGGTCCACGGAGCGAACGACCCACGGGTCCCGATCGAGGAGGCCGAGCAGATCGTCGCGGCGCTGCGCCAGCGCGGACGGGACGTGCGCTACCGCCGATTCGACGACGAGGGTCACGGCATCACGCGCCTGGACAACCGCGTCTCGGCCTACACGGAGGTGGGCGACTTCCTGTTGGACCACCTGCTCTGACAGGCCGAGGAGGTTGGTGGCGTTGTTGTAGGCGGCCAGCAGCGCCCCGGTCCCGACGAGGAAGGTCATCGAGCGGGAGCCGGTGA
- the selD gene encoding selenide, water dikinase SelD, translating to MNPTTRRLTEYSHGAGUACKLAAGELAQVLRRLTPQRHPDLLVGAESGDDAAVWRLDADRALVVTADFITPIVDDARTWGRIAAANSASDVYAMGGRPLLALNLVGWSEELSTDLLVEVLAGAGDAAAEGGWVTAGGHTVEDPEPKFGLAVVGEVHPDRILTNAGLRPGQALVLTKPLGVGVIATAIKRGEASTEVVDAAVASMTRPNAAAADVALAAGATGATDVTGFGLLGHLRKMVEAAGVDAELAPGSVPLLPGARDLAAAGMVPGGTERNLAWAGERLDAGATDATILTLLADAQTSGGLLFGAEPDAAAAAVAQLRAGGHDAAVIGRVVPGGGRVRL from the coding sequence GTGAACCCGACGACGCGACGCCTCACCGAGTACAGCCATGGAGCCGGGTGAGCCTGCAAACTCGCCGCCGGCGAGCTGGCGCAGGTCCTGCGCCGATTGACGCCCCAGCGCCATCCCGACCTGCTCGTCGGCGCCGAGAGCGGCGACGACGCCGCGGTCTGGCGGCTCGACGCCGACCGCGCGCTGGTGGTGACGGCCGACTTCATCACCCCGATCGTCGATGACGCCCGGACCTGGGGGCGCATCGCCGCTGCCAACTCGGCCAGCGACGTGTACGCGATGGGCGGACGGCCGCTGCTGGCCCTCAACCTCGTGGGCTGGTCCGAGGAGCTGTCCACGGACCTGCTGGTCGAGGTGCTGGCCGGGGCCGGCGACGCCGCTGCCGAGGGCGGCTGGGTGACGGCCGGCGGCCACACCGTCGAAGACCCGGAACCCAAGTTCGGGCTGGCCGTGGTCGGCGAGGTCCATCCCGACCGGATCCTCACCAACGCCGGCCTGCGCCCCGGCCAGGCGCTGGTGCTGACCAAGCCGCTGGGCGTCGGGGTGATCGCCACCGCGATCAAGCGCGGGGAGGCGTCCACCGAGGTCGTGGACGCCGCGGTGGCGTCGATGACCCGGCCGAACGCCGCCGCCGCGGACGTCGCGCTGGCGGCCGGCGCCACCGGCGCCACCGACGTCACCGGGTTCGGCCTCCTCGGGCACCTGCGCAAGATGGTCGAGGCCGCGGGCGTGGACGCCGAGCTCGCTCCCGGGTCCGTGCCGCTGCTGCCGGGGGCCCGCGACCTCGCTGCCGCCGGCATGGTCCCCGGCGGCACCGAGCGCAACCTGGCCTGGGCCGGCGAGCGCCTGGACGCCGGCGCCACCGACGCGACGATCCTCACCCTGCTGGCGGACGCCCAGACCTCGGGCGGGCTGCTCTTCGGCGCCGAGCCGGACGCGGCTGCGGCCGCCGTCGCGCAGCTGCGGGCCGGCGGCCACGACGCCGCCGTGATCGGCCGCGTCGTCCCCGGCGGTGGTCGGGTGCGGCTGTGA
- a CDS encoding cysteine synthase family protein, whose product MLARDVSQAVGDTPLVGLPRLSPPGYHLYLKLEGHNPTGSVKDRIAKYLIEQGERVGLPPGTRILEPTSGNTGIALAALCAPKGYKLTCVMPENTSAERRTLLAMYGVDLVYSPASEGSNGAVRVAQEMAGDDPDVFMPFQYGNPANPQAHYETTGPEIVRDLPDVAAFVAGLGTGGTLTGVGRRLKEHNPGVRVIAAEPEYGDLVYGLRNLDEGFIPPVLDESVLDGRIKVNSTAALTTTRDLVATEGIFAGPSTGAAIHVAQRVCTPARLPEGSKVVVLSADGGWKYLSTGAYDPGDVERIAERLENTLWA is encoded by the coding sequence ATGCTCGCCCGGGATGTCAGCCAAGCCGTCGGGGACACCCCGCTGGTCGGCTTGCCGCGCCTGTCGCCGCCCGGCTACCACCTCTACCTCAAGCTGGAGGGCCACAACCCCACGGGGTCGGTGAAGGACCGGATCGCGAAGTACCTGATCGAGCAGGGCGAGCGGGTCGGCCTGCCGCCCGGCACGCGCATCCTGGAGCCCACCAGCGGCAACACCGGCATCGCCCTCGCGGCGCTCTGCGCGCCCAAGGGCTACAAGCTCACCTGTGTCATGCCGGAGAACACGTCGGCCGAGCGGCGGACGCTGCTCGCCATGTATGGCGTCGATCTGGTGTACAGCCCGGCCAGCGAGGGCTCGAACGGGGCGGTGCGGGTCGCCCAGGAGATGGCCGGCGACGACCCCGACGTCTTCATGCCCTTCCAGTACGGCAACCCCGCGAACCCGCAGGCCCACTACGAGACCACGGGCCCCGAGATCGTGCGTGACCTGCCGGACGTGGCCGCCTTCGTTGCGGGCCTGGGCACCGGGGGGACGCTCACCGGGGTCGGCAGGCGCCTGAAGGAGCACAATCCCGGCGTCCGGGTGATCGCCGCCGAACCGGAGTACGGCGACCTGGTGTACGGCCTGCGCAACCTCGACGAGGGCTTCATCCCGCCGGTGCTGGACGAGTCCGTGCTCGACGGCCGGATCAAGGTCAACTCCACAGCCGCGCTGACGACCACCCGGGACCTGGTCGCCACGGAGGGGATCTTCGCCGGTCCGTCCACGGGGGCGGCGATCCACGTCGCCCAGCGGGTGTGCACCCCCGCGCGCCTGCCGGAGGGGTCCAAGGTGGTCGTGCTCTCCGCCGACGGCGGGTGGAAGTACCTGTCGACGGGCGCCTATGACCCCGGCGATGTCGAACGCATCGCCGAGCGGCTGGAGAACACGCTCTGGGCGTAG
- the smpB gene encoding SsrA-binding protein SmpB, whose product MATGQDTIVTNRRARYDYDITDTIEAGLVLVGTEVKSLRGGKASIAEAFATVRNGEAWLVQAHIPEYDFGNRHNHDPTRQRKLLIHRAQIRQCEKFTQEQGRTLVPMTLYWKNGRAKVLLGLGQGKARHDKRATMAKRDADRDVARALRERQKR is encoded by the coding sequence ATGGCCACCGGGCAGGACACCATCGTCACCAACCGCCGCGCGCGGTACGACTACGACATCACCGACACGATCGAGGCCGGTCTGGTCCTGGTCGGCACCGAGGTGAAGTCCCTGCGCGGGGGGAAGGCGTCCATCGCGGAGGCCTTCGCCACGGTGCGCAACGGGGAGGCCTGGCTCGTGCAGGCCCACATCCCCGAGTACGACTTCGGCAACCGCCACAACCACGACCCCACGCGCCAGCGCAAGCTGCTGATCCACCGCGCGCAGATCCGCCAGTGCGAGAAGTTCACCCAGGAGCAGGGCCGCACGCTCGTGCCCATGACGCTGTACTGGAAGAACGGCCGGGCCAAGGTCCTGCTCGGGCTCGGGCAGGGCAAGGCCCGCCACGACAAGCGCGCGACCATGGCCAAACGCGATGCCGACCGCGACGTCGCCCGGGCGCTGCGGGAGCGCCAGAAGCGCTGA
- a CDS encoding MoaD/ThiS family protein, whose product MAIEVRVPTVLREHTGGEKKVSGEGETLAALLDDLESRHRGLRGALVDSEGRLHRFINVYANDEDVRFLGGMHTPLDDGDTVSILPAVAGG is encoded by the coding sequence ATGGCTATCGAGGTCCGCGTCCCCACCGTCCTGCGCGAGCACACGGGCGGGGAGAAGAAGGTCAGCGGCGAGGGTGAGACGCTGGCGGCGCTGCTGGACGACCTGGAGTCGCGCCACCGCGGGCTGCGAGGCGCGCTCGTCGACTCCGAGGGGCGCCTGCACCGCTTCATCAACGTCTACGCCAACGACGAGGACGTGCGGTTCCTGGGCGGCATGCACACCCCCCTGGACGACGGCGACACCGTGTCGATCCTGCCCGCGGTGGCGGGCGGCTGA
- the murI gene encoding glutamate racemase encodes MVSSSAAADPRPIGVFDSGVGGLTVARALMDLLPDERIVYFGDTARGPYGPRDPEEVRAFTAEVVGWLAAAGVKLAVAACNTATAAAIETRPLRFPVPVLGVIAPAVAAAVRATRNGRVGVIGTDGTIASGAYDRAVAEAAPEVKLLSQACPQFVALVEAGRTTDRAVLDAAAGYLAPLVAGDIDTLILGCTHYPLLTGVLSHLLGPQVVLVSSAEETARRVFGDLVTGGLLAPPGPTGHRFVASGDREEFARLAGRFLGPRITVADVTHGSL; translated from the coding sequence ATGGTGTCCTCATCCGCAGCGGCCGACCCGCGCCCGATCGGGGTGTTCGACTCGGGCGTCGGCGGGCTGACCGTGGCCAGGGCGCTGATGGATTTGCTGCCCGACGAGCGCATCGTCTACTTCGGCGACACGGCACGGGGCCCCTACGGCCCCCGCGACCCCGAGGAGGTCCGGGCGTTCACCGCCGAGGTCGTCGGCTGGCTCGCCGCCGCCGGCGTGAAGCTGGCCGTCGCGGCGTGCAACACCGCCACCGCAGCGGCGATCGAGACCCGTCCCCTGCGCTTCCCGGTCCCCGTGCTCGGGGTGATCGCCCCGGCGGTGGCCGCTGCGGTCCGGGCGACCCGCAACGGCCGGGTCGGGGTCATCGGCACCGACGGCACCATCGCCTCGGGTGCCTACGACCGTGCGGTCGCCGAGGCGGCGCCGGAGGTCAAGCTGCTCAGCCAGGCGTGCCCGCAGTTCGTGGCGCTGGTCGAGGCGGGACGGACGACCGACCGCGCGGTGCTGGACGCGGCCGCCGGCTACCTCGCGCCGCTCGTGGCCGGCGACATCGACACGCTGATCCTCGGCTGCACCCACTACCCGCTGCTCACGGGCGTCCTCAGCCACCTGCTCGGTCCGCAGGTGGTGCTGGTGTCCAGCGCCGAGGAGACGGCCCGGCGGGTTTTCGGCGACCTGGTCACCGGCGGGCTGCTCGCGCCGCCGGGACCCACCGGGCACCGGTTCGTCGCCAGCGGGGACCGCGAGGAGTTCGCCCGGCTCGCGGGACGTTTCCTCGGTCCCCGCATCACCGTCGCCGACGTCACCCATGGGAGCCTATAG
- a CDS encoding M67 family metallopeptidase — protein sequence MTYAEIVGQLELDGATYDEMLAHARADFPYEACGLLAGEDGQLRRHYPIANAARSMTYYNMEPKALLQAMNDIDDHDWELLAIYHSHTHTEAYPSSTDIELAFYPEAVYLIVSLQDPDHPAIRGFDIRYGEVTERVVTVDGIKAPTGPR from the coding sequence GTGACGTACGCCGAGATCGTCGGGCAGCTGGAGCTCGACGGCGCCACGTACGACGAGATGCTCGCGCATGCCCGCGCGGACTTCCCCTACGAGGCCTGCGGTCTGCTCGCCGGCGAGGACGGGCAGCTGCGCCGTCACTACCCCATCGCCAACGCCGCCCGGTCCATGACCTACTACAACATGGAGCCGAAGGCGCTGCTGCAGGCCATGAACGACATCGATGACCACGACTGGGAGCTGCTGGCGATCTACCACAGCCACACCCACACCGAGGCCTACCCGTCGTCGACCGACATCGAGCTGGCGTTCTACCCCGAGGCGGTCTACCTCATCGTGTCGTTGCAGGACCCCGACCACCCGGCCATCCGCGGGTTCGACATCCGCTACGGCGAGGTCACGGAGCGAGTTGTCACTGTTGACGGCATCAAGGCTCCGACAGGGCCGCGTTAG